Proteins encoded by one window of Kribbella flavida DSM 17836:
- a CDS encoding ABC transporter substrate-binding protein has protein sequence MRSRRLTGVAALAVAALTLAGCGLGSSDETAAGAQPTVDANAEVTGEVSFQTWALKPKFTAYVEGVIKAFEAKYPGTEVTWLDQPGDGYDKKVLSQASAGQLPDVTNLPPEFALPLAKQNLLLDVAAADPAVATDYVEGGVTAYQYQGLTGTFGYPWYLNTDISYWNSAKFAAVGLDAKNPPKTFDELLAAAKVMHDKSGGREYLMSRLPGIGDLTNAGVKILSDDGKKFTFNTPEAVALLDKYRDAYQAGYLPRDILTQEYLGNSKLFTQSKVAWTTGGGNAIADFQKDNPSLKGKVVPSPALDTPPLYVQGLSVSAKSKNQAAAIALAKFVTNAENQAAFAKIVNIFPSTKASANDPYFSKSDGTPTSDAKVLAFESLAKAKSLQPAVISGATNDFINQQISLAIAGKVSSQQALDAAVAKADQLLAQ, from the coding sequence ATGCGTAGTCGTCGCTTGACCGGGGTGGCAGCTCTTGCCGTCGCGGCCCTCACCCTGGCCGGCTGTGGTCTCGGCTCGTCCGACGAGACGGCCGCCGGCGCCCAGCCGACGGTCGATGCCAACGCCGAGGTGACCGGCGAGGTCAGCTTCCAGACCTGGGCGCTGAAGCCGAAGTTCACCGCGTACGTCGAGGGCGTGATCAAGGCCTTCGAGGCCAAGTACCCGGGCACCGAGGTGACCTGGCTGGACCAGCCGGGCGACGGGTACGACAAGAAGGTGCTCAGCCAGGCGTCGGCCGGTCAGCTGCCCGACGTCACCAACCTGCCGCCGGAGTTCGCGCTGCCGCTGGCCAAGCAGAACCTGCTGCTCGACGTCGCCGCCGCCGACCCGGCGGTGGCGACCGACTACGTCGAGGGCGGCGTCACGGCGTACCAGTACCAGGGGCTGACCGGCACCTTCGGCTACCCGTGGTACCTCAACACCGACATCTCCTACTGGAACTCGGCGAAGTTCGCGGCCGTCGGCCTGGACGCGAAGAACCCGCCGAAGACCTTCGACGAACTGCTGGCCGCGGCCAAGGTGATGCACGACAAGTCCGGCGGCCGCGAGTACCTGATGAGCCGGCTGCCCGGCATCGGCGACCTCACCAACGCAGGCGTGAAGATCCTCAGCGACGACGGCAAGAAGTTCACCTTCAACACCCCCGAGGCCGTCGCGCTGCTGGACAAGTACCGCGACGCGTACCAGGCCGGCTACCTGCCGCGCGACATCCTGACCCAGGAGTACCTGGGCAACTCCAAGCTCTTCACCCAGAGCAAGGTGGCCTGGACGACCGGCGGCGGCAACGCGATCGCCGACTTCCAGAAGGACAACCCGTCGCTGAAGGGCAAGGTCGTGCCGTCGCCGGCGCTGGACACTCCGCCGCTGTACGTGCAGGGGCTGTCGGTCTCGGCGAAGAGCAAGAACCAGGCGGCCGCGATCGCGCTGGCCAAGTTCGTCACCAACGCCGAGAACCAGGCCGCGTTCGCCAAGATCGTGAACATCTTCCCCAGCACCAAGGCCTCGGCGAACGACCCGTACTTCTCGAAGAGCGACGGTACGCCGACCAGCGACGCCAAGGTGCTCGCGTTCGAGTCGCTGGCCAAGGCGAAGTCGCTGCAGCCGGCCGTGATCAGCGGCGCCACCAACGACTTCATCAACCAGCAGATCTCGCTGGCGATCGCCGGCAAGGTCAGCTCCCAGCAGGCCCTGGACGCCGCGGTGGCCAAGGCCGACCAGCTGCTGGCCCAGTAA
- a CDS encoding LacI family DNA-binding transcriptional regulator produces the protein MARPTIADIADRAGVSKGAVSFALNGRPGVSEATRARILAIAEQMSWRPHSAARALGASRVDSVGLVIARPARTLGVEPFFAHLLSGLQSGLSAHSISLQLLIVENTEAEIEVYRRWTSEHRVDGVILVDLTVKDPRVEALKALELPAVVIGGRGGKGALPSVWADDRDAMLAIVEYLAALGHRRIAHVAGTPNFQHTQRRIRAVRDAAPRLGLVDAPSLPTDFSDAEGAATTRKLLSQAVRPTAIVYDSDVMAVAGLGVAMEMGVAVPGELSIVAFDDSILTQLMHPALTALSRDTFDFGRQAAEVLLEVVADPTTVVNRRTADPVLTVRESTAPPA, from the coding sequence ATGGCCAGACCGACGATCGCCGACATCGCCGACCGGGCCGGCGTGTCCAAGGGCGCCGTCTCGTTCGCGCTGAACGGGCGGCCGGGCGTGAGCGAGGCGACTCGGGCCCGGATCCTGGCGATCGCCGAGCAGATGAGCTGGCGGCCGCACAGCGCGGCCCGGGCACTGGGCGCCTCCCGGGTCGACTCGGTCGGCCTGGTGATCGCCCGGCCGGCCCGCACGCTCGGCGTCGAGCCGTTCTTCGCGCACCTGCTCTCCGGGCTGCAGTCCGGTCTGTCCGCGCACTCGATCTCGCTGCAGCTGCTGATCGTGGAGAACACCGAGGCCGAGATCGAGGTCTACCGCCGGTGGACCTCGGAGCACCGGGTGGACGGCGTGATCCTGGTCGACCTGACCGTGAAGGACCCGCGGGTGGAGGCGCTCAAGGCGCTGGAGCTGCCGGCCGTGGTGATCGGCGGCCGGGGCGGCAAGGGCGCGCTGCCGTCGGTCTGGGCCGACGACCGGGACGCGATGCTGGCGATCGTGGAGTACCTGGCCGCGCTCGGCCACCGGCGGATCGCGCACGTCGCCGGCACGCCGAACTTCCAGCACACCCAGCGCCGGATCCGGGCGGTGCGCGACGCCGCCCCCCGGCTCGGGCTGGTCGACGCGCCGTCGCTGCCGACCGACTTCAGCGACGCCGAGGGCGCCGCGACCACCCGCAAGCTGCTCTCCCAGGCGGTCCGGCCGACCGCGATCGTCTACGACAGCGACGTGATGGCGGTGGCCGGACTGGGGGTGGCGATGGAGATGGGCGTCGCGGTGCCCGGCGAGCTGTCGATCGTGGCCTTCGACGACTCGATCCTGACCCAGCTGATGCACCCGGCGCTGACCGCGCTGTCGCGGGACACCTTCGACTTCGGCCGGCAGGCGGCCGAGGTGCTGCTGGAGGTGGTCGCCGACCCCACCACGGTGGTCAACCGCCGCACCGCGGACCCGGTGCTGACCGTGCGGGAGTCCACCGCCCCGCCCGCGTGA
- a CDS encoding glycoside hydrolase 5 family protein: MLSDPATPRFGANYVPSSGWFYSWLDYDGDAVRRDLADLAGLGLDHVRVFPVWPWIQPNRAIIRQRAVDDLLDTIDAAAEHGLTVAVDLVQGHLSSFDFLPSWALTWHKASLFEDSTVRAGLTAYCAAVAGAVSSRPNVFAITLGNEVNNLWPDSSTTPATSTAWAQELLTTVKKAAPDVLALHSIFDDAWYRPDHPFSPVDVVDLGELSTVHSWVFNGVSRVDGPLGPATLTHADYLVELAAATSVDPARPVWLQEIGVPGPDIPVELQAEFTRRTVEQVVHNPALWGITWWSSHDIDRRLLDFPDREYDLGLFTIDHQRKPAAAALAEVIAEIRSGGVHPAAATTLTAPVNLRTELDRRAQIAPGSDFHREWVAARAHGPVRISLPS; encoded by the coding sequence ATGCTCTCGGATCCCGCCACGCCCCGGTTCGGGGCGAACTACGTGCCGTCGTCCGGCTGGTTCTACAGCTGGCTGGACTACGACGGGGACGCCGTCCGCCGCGACCTCGCCGACCTGGCCGGGCTCGGGCTCGACCACGTGCGGGTCTTCCCGGTCTGGCCGTGGATCCAGCCGAACCGCGCGATCATCCGGCAGCGCGCGGTCGACGACCTGCTCGACACGATCGACGCCGCGGCCGAGCACGGCCTGACCGTTGCGGTCGACCTGGTCCAGGGCCACCTGTCCAGCTTCGACTTCCTGCCGTCGTGGGCGCTGACCTGGCACAAGGCCAGCCTCTTCGAGGACTCGACCGTGCGCGCCGGGCTCACGGCGTACTGCGCGGCGGTGGCGGGCGCGGTGTCCAGCCGGCCGAACGTCTTCGCGATCACGCTCGGCAACGAGGTCAACAACCTCTGGCCGGACAGCTCGACGACTCCCGCGACCTCGACCGCCTGGGCGCAGGAACTGCTGACCACGGTGAAGAAGGCCGCGCCGGACGTGCTCGCCCTGCACTCGATCTTCGACGACGCCTGGTACCGGCCGGACCACCCGTTCAGCCCCGTCGACGTGGTCGACCTGGGTGAGCTGAGCACCGTCCACTCGTGGGTTTTCAACGGGGTCTCTCGAGTGGACGGACCGCTCGGTCCGGCGACGCTGACGCACGCCGACTACCTGGTCGAGCTGGCCGCGGCGACGTCGGTGGACCCGGCGCGCCCCGTCTGGCTGCAGGAGATCGGCGTACCGGGGCCGGACATCCCGGTGGAGCTGCAGGCGGAGTTCACCCGGCGTACGGTCGAGCAGGTCGTGCACAACCCGGCTCTGTGGGGCATCACCTGGTGGTCGTCGCACGACATCGACCGGCGGCTGCTCGACTTCCCGGACCGGGAGTACGACCTCGGGCTGTTCACCATCGACCATCAGCGCAAGCCGGCCGCCGCCGCGCTCGCCGAGGTGATCGCCGAGATTCGCTCGGGCGGGGTGCACCCCGCGGCGGCGACCACGCTGACGGCGCCGGTGAACCTGCGGACCGAGCTCGATCGCCGGGCGCAGATCGCCCCGGGCAGCGACTTCCACCGGGAGTGGGTCGCCGCGCGCGCCCACGGGCCGGTCCGGATCAGCCTGCCTTCCTGA
- a CDS encoding MFS transporter: protein MSLLPLKRQTLESTAPEAAERESARPGLKRYLTVAVLIRGANDGAMVGVVLLAVVTGAGAAAGGLLAAALIVPHLVGPWIGRILDRVRDKRRILALGFTVYAGALLIAAVLLGRAPFVLALGAALLAGSAGPLLGGGLSSRLSTRRELALDSATWGVATTAGPAAAAVLATLIGPRGALGCLGATALAAGLLVLTLPAEARRHETPVRTPRGALLKAFTKTPDLRRVALCFVLAGLGTGTFPVLVPLLSADLGRQAADGGLLLSAYGFGSLVGALLIAIRPLPGRPLDRAAICLVVMAAAAAAAALGPAYLMALLAFGVIGLANGPFLAAVMEACRQAAPEELRAQVFVTTASLKIGGAALAGALAGVAGGSGRLALAMAAGAFLLAAVADRVLVRKAG from the coding sequence ATGAGCTTGTTACCACTCAAACGCCAGACGCTGGAATCCACTGCGCCCGAAGCGGCCGAGCGCGAGTCGGCTCGGCCCGGGCTCAAGCGCTATCTCACGGTGGCCGTCCTGATCAGAGGCGCCAACGACGGGGCGATGGTGGGCGTGGTGCTGCTGGCCGTGGTGACCGGCGCCGGCGCGGCGGCGGGTGGGCTGCTGGCCGCGGCGCTGATCGTGCCGCACCTCGTCGGGCCGTGGATCGGGCGGATCCTCGACCGCGTCCGGGACAAGCGCCGGATCCTCGCGCTCGGGTTCACCGTGTACGCCGGCGCTCTGCTGATCGCCGCGGTTCTGCTGGGCCGCGCGCCGTTCGTGCTCGCGCTCGGGGCCGCGTTGCTGGCCGGTTCGGCGGGTCCGTTGCTGGGCGGTGGGCTGAGCAGCCGGCTCAGCACCCGGCGGGAGCTCGCCCTGGACAGCGCGACCTGGGGCGTCGCAACGACCGCGGGACCGGCCGCGGCCGCGGTGCTGGCGACGCTGATCGGCCCGCGCGGCGCGCTCGGCTGCCTCGGCGCCACGGCCCTGGCCGCCGGACTTCTGGTCCTGACGCTGCCCGCCGAGGCACGCCGGCACGAGACTCCGGTCCGAACGCCTCGCGGCGCGCTGCTGAAGGCTTTCACCAAGACCCCGGACCTGCGCCGCGTCGCCCTGTGCTTCGTGCTGGCCGGCTTGGGGACCGGCACCTTCCCAGTCCTCGTTCCACTGTTGAGCGCTGACCTCGGTCGTCAGGCGGCGGACGGCGGGCTGCTGCTCTCGGCGTACGGCTTCGGGAGCCTGGTCGGGGCGCTGCTGATCGCGATCCGCCCGTTGCCGGGCCGCCCGCTCGACCGTGCCGCGATCTGCTTGGTCGTGATGGCCGCCGCCGCGGCCGCCGCGGCACTCGGACCGGCGTACCTGATGGCGTTGCTCGCCTTCGGCGTGATCGGCCTCGCGAACGGGCCGTTTCTCGCCGCCGTGATGGAGGCCTGCCGGCAGGCCGCGCCCGAGGAGCTGCGGGCGCAGGTTTTCGTCACCACGGCGAGCCTCAAGATCGGCGGAGCGGCCCTGGCCGGTGCGCTGGCCGGAGTCGCCGGCGGCAGCGGCCGGCTCGCCTTGGCGATGGCGGCCGGCGCGTTCCTGCTCGCCGCGGTCGCCGATCGCGTGCTGGTCAGGAAGGCAGGCTGA
- a CDS encoding TetR/AcrR family transcriptional regulator, with translation MSDDRAELPPGLALSWGVLPVQRRGPKPGLSVEQIVATGIEFGDRHGFEAISLQKIAARLGVTTNAMYRYVSSKDELLVLVRDAAWGPPPALGDGDWRDRATAWVKAQVDRYAERPWLLDMPIRGAPITPNLLRWAEVLLQALDAIGLSHHDNLGCVLLLDGYVRGQASLTRQIQASDSVQVQAEHVGAFLAPRLAAGDYPMLTELFTNQEYGDEVDDDLEFGLHRILDGIQVLVDSR, from the coding sequence ATGAGTGATGACCGCGCCGAGCTGCCGCCGGGACTCGCCCTGTCCTGGGGCGTGCTGCCGGTCCAGCGGCGTGGGCCGAAACCGGGGCTGAGCGTCGAGCAGATCGTGGCCACCGGTATCGAGTTCGGCGATCGCCATGGCTTCGAGGCGATCTCGCTGCAGAAGATCGCGGCGCGCCTCGGCGTCACCACCAACGCCATGTACCGCTATGTGAGCTCGAAGGACGAGCTGCTCGTCCTGGTCCGGGATGCCGCGTGGGGGCCGCCGCCGGCACTGGGTGACGGCGACTGGCGCGACCGCGCGACGGCCTGGGTCAAGGCCCAGGTCGACCGGTACGCCGAACGCCCGTGGCTGCTGGACATGCCGATCCGTGGGGCACCCATCACGCCGAACCTGCTCAGGTGGGCCGAGGTGCTGCTTCAGGCGCTGGACGCCATCGGGCTGAGTCACCACGACAATCTGGGATGCGTGCTGCTGCTGGACGGTTACGTCCGCGGCCAGGCGTCCCTGACCCGGCAGATTCAGGCGAGTGACTCCGTGCAGGTGCAGGCCGAGCATGTCGGCGCGTTCCTGGCCCCGCGACTGGCGGCCGGCGACTATCCGATGCTGACCGAGCTCTTCACGAACCAGGAGTACGGGGACGAGGTCGACGACGACCTGGAGTTCGGCCTGCACCGCATCCTCGACGGCATCCAGGTCCTCGTCGACTCCCGCTGA
- a CDS encoding ABC transporter ATP-binding protein, with product MTAPVQLTDVRKVYGTGAGAVTALDGVSHRFAEASFTAVMGPSGSGKSTLLHCAAGLDEPSTGEVLLAGTPLRGLGETALTELRRRHVAFVFQAFNLMPALTVRQNVVLPLTLAGQTPDQAWVAEVIRRVGLDERSGHRPGGLSGGQQQRVAIARALAVRAAITFADEPTGALDTQTALEVLTLLRDQSRIAGQTVVMVTHDPVAASYADRVVFLVDGRIVSERPTPTADRIASELALLSRPARSSSPAAGAPSPAARAASPEALRRSFRFSVPPATDGTGAAR from the coding sequence ATGACCGCCCCTGTCCAGCTGACCGACGTCCGCAAGGTCTACGGCACCGGAGCCGGAGCCGTGACCGCGCTCGACGGGGTCAGCCACAGGTTCGCCGAAGCGTCGTTCACCGCGGTGATGGGCCCGTCCGGCTCCGGCAAGAGCACGCTGCTGCACTGTGCCGCCGGACTGGACGAGCCCAGCACCGGCGAGGTGCTGCTGGCCGGTACGCCGTTGCGCGGGCTCGGCGAGACCGCGCTCACCGAGCTCCGGCGCCGGCACGTCGCGTTCGTCTTCCAGGCGTTCAACCTGATGCCCGCGCTGACGGTCCGGCAGAACGTGGTCCTGCCGCTGACGCTGGCCGGGCAGACGCCCGACCAGGCGTGGGTCGCCGAGGTGATCCGCCGGGTCGGTCTCGACGAGCGGTCCGGGCACCGGCCGGGTGGACTCTCCGGCGGCCAGCAGCAGCGGGTCGCCATCGCCCGCGCGCTGGCCGTCCGGGCCGCGATCACCTTCGCCGACGAACCCACGGGCGCGCTCGACACCCAGACGGCGCTCGAAGTCCTCACCCTGCTCCGCGACCAGTCTCGCATCGCCGGCCAGACCGTCGTCATGGTCACCCACGACCCCGTCGCCGCCTCGTACGCCGACCGCGTCGTCTTCCTGGTGGACGGCCGGATCGTCTCCGAGCGGCCCACCCCGACCGCCGACCGAATCGCCTCCGAGCTCGCCCTGCTCTCCCGCCCCGCACGGTCCAGCTCCCCCGCGGCCGGGGCGCCGTCACCCGCGGCGCGGGCCGCGTCGCCCGAGGCGCTGCGACGGTCGTTCCGCTTTTCGGTGCCGCCGGCAACCGACGGCACCGGAGCGGCGCGATGA
- a CDS encoding FtsX-like permease family protein, producing the protein MMRLALAGLRFRAAAFLAVFVAVLLGSSLMAAAGGLLETGLRLDAAPQRLAAAPIVVTGRPAYHPPNGSGSVAYPERHAVDASLADRLARTPDAAVVVPDLTFPAVMAPTTGAQAERGDEQNQVSGRHTSAGHGWSSAALTPYRLVAGRPPAAGQVVLDERLAGEARVGSTVRVVVNGTPADFALAGVAVAEPASGNGGSSGSGGTDGRAGGATGADGARVGAGVDNPSIFFADAQARELSPRPGKVDAYGVFPAPGVPPKELAERLDLPAGVVAFTGDDRGAAEFAGIATSLPLIILSGVFGGMVAVVMALVVSATIGLSVRQRRRELALLRASGATPAQVRGMVVVETMLVGTAGLVLGLLLGRTAGQWIFELLAGSGIVPSALHFTQGPLPFAGSLLLTLVILRAAVGVAAGRAARIQPIQALAEAAVPPVVIGRVRLVLGAVFAVATVGSAVSTAFMSPANAAAIGGPAVLTGSIAVAVLGPAVVRALLTPRITAFLERRGTGGTLAAINLHVRAVQFAAILVPIMLASAIALGNIYAQTTQQKAAVEAYTDNLAADVVVTSTSGGIPAGLYDEVRRTEGVSAAAELVRSKGWIEQPYDGSHTSDPWPLLGLNGPVYTGKVTAGSLDDLTGETVALPPGAADNLKLGVGDSIGLRLGDDALVKLRIVALVEGTSGYESILLPSALLAAHTTSGLPSQVLLRTSEPAQVLRTLNFGKWPGVSAGDRDRLGQAHDAGLGFDAWIAYLLAAIAIAYTAIASINTIAVAVLDRRREFGLQRLTGATRRQVARMLYLEHLVIAGMGVALGVAAAAFSVLPIAVATRGWPIPSGPLWILLGWIAVVLLLVLPTTAVTSRLAMRGKPIDAVASPGA; encoded by the coding sequence ATGATGCGGCTCGCGCTCGCCGGGCTGCGGTTCCGGGCGGCAGCCTTCCTGGCCGTCTTCGTCGCGGTGCTGCTCGGCAGTTCGCTGATGGCCGCCGCCGGCGGTCTGCTCGAAACGGGTCTGCGGCTCGACGCCGCGCCGCAGCGACTGGCCGCCGCGCCGATCGTGGTGACCGGGCGGCCGGCGTACCACCCACCGAACGGGAGCGGCTCGGTGGCGTACCCCGAACGGCACGCCGTCGACGCCTCCCTCGCCGACCGCCTCGCCCGGACGCCGGACGCGGCGGTGGTGGTGCCCGACCTCACGTTCCCGGCGGTGATGGCCCCGACCACCGGCGCCCAGGCCGAGCGCGGGGACGAGCAGAACCAGGTCTCGGGCCGGCACACGTCGGCCGGGCACGGTTGGTCCTCGGCGGCGTTGACGCCGTACCGGTTGGTCGCGGGCAGGCCACCCGCAGCTGGACAGGTCGTGCTCGACGAGCGGCTGGCCGGTGAAGCGCGGGTTGGCTCGACGGTGCGCGTGGTCGTCAACGGAACGCCCGCGGACTTCGCGCTCGCCGGCGTCGCCGTCGCCGAGCCCGCCTCCGGCAACGGCGGCAGCAGCGGCAGCGGCGGAACGGACGGCCGCGCGGGCGGCGCGACCGGAGCGGACGGCGCGAGAGTTGGTGCGGGCGTCGACAACCCCTCGATCTTCTTCGCCGACGCCCAGGCGCGCGAACTGTCGCCACGGCCTGGGAAGGTCGACGCGTACGGCGTCTTCCCGGCCCCCGGAGTCCCCCCGAAGGAGCTGGCTGAACGGCTGGACCTGCCGGCCGGGGTGGTCGCGTTCACCGGCGACGACCGGGGCGCGGCGGAGTTCGCCGGGATCGCGACGAGCCTGCCGCTGATCATCCTGTCCGGCGTCTTCGGCGGCATGGTGGCGGTGGTGATGGCTCTCGTCGTGTCCGCCACGATCGGCCTGTCGGTCCGGCAACGGCGCCGGGAGCTGGCCCTGCTGCGCGCCAGTGGGGCGACTCCGGCCCAGGTACGCGGGATGGTGGTCGTCGAGACGATGCTCGTCGGTACCGCCGGCCTGGTGCTCGGGCTGCTGCTCGGCCGGACCGCCGGGCAGTGGATCTTCGAGCTGCTCGCCGGCAGCGGGATCGTGCCGTCGGCGCTGCATTTCACCCAGGGACCGCTGCCGTTCGCCGGCTCGCTGCTGCTGACGCTGGTGATCCTGCGCGCCGCGGTCGGAGTCGCCGCCGGACGAGCGGCCCGGATCCAGCCGATCCAGGCGCTCGCCGAGGCCGCCGTACCGCCGGTGGTGATCGGCCGGGTCCGCCTGGTGCTGGGCGCGGTCTTCGCGGTCGCGACCGTCGGATCCGCGGTCTCGACGGCGTTCATGAGTCCGGCCAACGCGGCGGCGATCGGCGGGCCGGCGGTGCTCACCGGCTCGATCGCGGTCGCCGTGCTGGGGCCGGCCGTGGTCCGCGCGCTGCTCACCCCGCGGATCACCGCGTTCCTGGAACGCCGTGGCACCGGCGGGACGCTGGCCGCGATCAACCTGCACGTCCGGGCTGTCCAGTTCGCCGCCATCCTGGTGCCGATCATGCTCGCGTCGGCGATCGCGCTGGGCAACATCTACGCACAGACCACGCAGCAGAAGGCGGCGGTCGAGGCGTACACCGACAACCTGGCCGCCGACGTGGTGGTCACCAGCACGTCGGGTGGGATTCCGGCCGGCCTGTACGACGAGGTCCGGCGTACCGAGGGGGTGTCGGCGGCCGCGGAGCTGGTTCGGAGCAAGGGCTGGATCGAGCAGCCGTACGACGGCTCGCACACGAGCGATCCGTGGCCCCTGCTCGGGCTGAACGGCCCTGTCTACACCGGCAAGGTGACAGCAGGCTCGCTCGACGACCTGACCGGCGAGACGGTCGCCCTGCCACCGGGGGCCGCTGACAACCTGAAGCTGGGGGTCGGCGACTCGATCGGGCTGCGGCTGGGCGACGACGCGCTGGTGAAGCTGCGGATCGTCGCGCTGGTGGAGGGCACGTCCGGCTACGAGTCGATCCTGCTGCCGTCCGCGCTGCTCGCCGCGCACACCACGTCCGGGCTGCCCAGTCAGGTCCTGCTGCGGACGTCGGAGCCGGCGCAGGTCCTGCGCACGCTGAACTTCGGGAAGTGGCCGGGGGTGTCGGCCGGTGACCGCGACCGGCTCGGGCAGGCGCACGACGCGGGCCTCGGCTTCGACGCGTGGATCGCGTACCTGCTCGCGGCGATCGCGATCGCCTACACCGCAATCGCCTCGATCAACACGATCGCGGTGGCGGTGCTGGACCGGCGCCGGGAGTTCGGCCTGCAGCGGCTCACCGGGGCGACCCGGCGCCAGGTTGCCCGGATGCTCTACCTGGAGCACCTGGTGATCGCCGGGATGGGCGTCGCCCTCGGGGTGGCCGCAGCGGCCTTCAGCGTGCTGCCGATAGCCGTGGCCACCCGGGGCTGGCCGATCCCGTCCGGGCCGCTTTGGATCCTGCTCGGCTGGATCGCGGTCGTCCTGTTGCTGGTCCTGCCCACGACAGCGGTGACCAGCCGGCTGGCGATGCGCGGCAAGCCGATCGACGCCGTGGCCTCACCCGGCGCGTGA
- a CDS encoding SseB family protein, whose protein sequence is MQPERRLALTGFDNDDGSADPALSRALAEQDQGAILHALTTARLLVPVVAMLGEVEYDEQGLAHDKTSDMAVALLQGQDGRNALLAFTSTVSLARWSPEARPMPARTKLVATAAVQEGAAAIVLDVAGPARGVIETDDLHRLAAGLQVVRLEDGGYGWVQPTV, encoded by the coding sequence GTGCAGCCAGAACGCCGCTTGGCCTTGACCGGGTTCGACAACGACGACGGGTCCGCCGATCCCGCGCTGAGCCGCGCGCTGGCCGAGCAGGACCAGGGAGCGATCCTGCACGCGCTGACCACCGCGCGGCTGCTCGTCCCGGTGGTGGCGATGCTCGGTGAGGTCGAGTACGACGAGCAGGGGCTGGCGCACGACAAGACCTCGGACATGGCGGTCGCGCTGCTGCAGGGCCAGGACGGCCGCAACGCCCTGCTCGCCTTCACCAGTACCGTGAGCCTCGCTCGCTGGAGTCCGGAGGCGCGCCCGATGCCGGCCCGGACGAAGCTGGTCGCGACTGCCGCGGTCCAGGAGGGCGCCGCCGCGATCGTGCTGGACGTCGCCGGTCCGGCCCGGGGTGTGATCGAGACCGACGACCTGCACCGGCTGGCCGCCGGTCTCCAGGTCGTTCGCCTGGAAGACGGCGGCTACGGGTGGGTCCAGCCCACGGTCTGA
- a CDS encoding uridine kinase family protein, which produces MESTETPTVLTVDSLLDHVQAGPARLGRTRLIGIDGPAGSGKTTLATRFAARAEARGLRCQVLHMDDLYDGWDGAVRGFGLLRDHVLQRMADGREGRYRRYDWGLNAYAELHVVPTTLDLLIVEGVTSCDRDAAGWQSLRIWVETSNDVRLGRGIERDGEALRDRWLDWMRWERDHFAGQRTRDRAHVIVDGNPAVEHAPETELVTKSVHFDHDSAAS; this is translated from the coding sequence ATGGAATCAACTGAGACGCCGACCGTTCTGACCGTCGACAGCCTGCTCGACCACGTCCAGGCCGGACCCGCCCGGCTCGGCCGGACCCGGCTGATCGGCATCGACGGACCCGCCGGCTCCGGCAAGACCACCCTGGCCACCCGGTTCGCCGCGCGTGCGGAGGCGCGCGGCCTGCGCTGCCAGGTCCTGCACATGGACGACCTGTACGACGGCTGGGACGGCGCCGTCCGCGGTTTCGGCCTGCTGCGCGACCACGTGCTGCAGCGGATGGCCGACGGCCGGGAGGGCCGCTACCGCCGCTACGACTGGGGCCTGAACGCGTACGCCGAGCTGCACGTCGTACCGACCACCCTGGACCTGCTGATCGTCGAGGGGGTCACCTCCTGCGACCGCGACGCCGCCGGCTGGCAGTCGCTGCGGATCTGGGTCGAGACCAGCAACGACGTCCGGCTGGGCCGCGGCATCGAGCGCGACGGCGAGGCGCTGCGGGACCGCTGGCTGGACTGGATGCGCTGGGAGCGCGACCACTTCGCCGGCCAGCGCACCCGGGACCGGGCGCACGTGATCGTCGACGGCAACCCGGCCGTCGAGCACGCGCCGGAGACCGAGCTCGTCACCAAGTCCGTGCACTTCGACCACGACTCGGCCGCCTCCTGA